Genomic DNA from uncultured Methanospirillum sp.:
TTTTCACGAGTCACCGGTGCCTGATCCCGGCATCCGGGTATTACGAATGGAAGCAGGAGAGGGTTCGCCGTGTTCCGTATTACTTCTCATCAAAATCTGATCCGCTGTTTGCACTCGCAGGTCTACTCAGGCATTGTTCATCCGGATGTGAAGCAGTCATACTTACAACCGGGGCTATGCCTCCTTATTCTGAAGTTCATAACCGGATGCCTGTTCTAATCTCCCTCTCTGACCGGCGGGATTACCTATCTGGAGGCGATATCCCGCCTTCTATCGGACTACAGATGTATCAGGTTTCATCCCGGGTTAACCAGGTGGCGAACGATGATCCATCCTTGATCGAGCCGGTGAACCCGGGTTCAGAGCAGATAAGGCTTGATACTGACTGATCCTGTCTCTGTAGCTGGGTATGTCTCTTTTCGTCCATGTGTTAGACTCAGGATATCCTGAATGATGGGTAATATGACGGATCAGAGCAAAGAGGAGAGTAGGAAGTTTCATGAGTACATATCAGATTGGAGTTATTGTAGGAAGTCTGCGCAGGGATTCGTTTAATCAGAAACTCGCAACCGCTATCGTAAAACTGGCACCAGCAGAGTTCTCTTTCAACCAGATTCAGATCAGAGATCTGCCTTTGTACAACCAGGATGATGATGAGAATCAGGCCCCTTCCGTGATACGGATGAAGGCAGAGATCAGTAAGGCTGACGGGCTTCTGTTTGTAACTCCTGAATATAACCGGTCAATTCCCGGTGTACTCAAGAACGCGCTCGATCATGGATCACGGCCTCATGATCATAATGTCTGGACCGGAAAACCTGCCGGAATTCTGGGTGTTTCAATAGGATCTGCCGGTACCTCGATGGCACAACAGCATCTTCGGAATGTTCTCTCGTTCCTCGATGTTGCTGTGCTTCGCCAGCCTGAAGCGTATATCCAGCACAGGGACGGATTGTTTGCAGAAGACGGTACCATAGGAGAGAGGAGCAGGCCCTTCATACAGAACTGGATGGATCACTATGTTGCCTGGGTGAAACAGAATTCATCGTGTTCCGATGAACACTTTTAAAGGAAAGGGTATGGGGCCGGTTATGACCCCTTTATCGTTCTTTCTTTTGTACTGTTCACGATAAAGTTTCGTGAGATTATCGTTCCGTTATCAGAAGGGTCGATCGTGAGTGCCTGTCCGTATGCCTGCAGGGCATCGTTATACTTCAGGAGGCCCTTGTATGCATCGCCTTTGCTGCTCCATGCGACAGCGTTCTGTGGATCAATAGCGATGGCCCGGTTATAGGAATCTATGGCATCCTCATTTTTTCCTACGTTCTTTAATGCGTCACCTTTCGCAATCCAGAGGGATGGGTCATCGGGATACCGGATGAGTGACTGGTTGTATGCAACCACCGCATCTCCATACTTACCCATATGCATGAGAACTGCTCCTTGTTTTTTCCAGAGATCATAATCTTTTGAATCAATATCCAGAGCCGTGGTGTATGCGGTCATTGCTCCCTGGAACTTTCCACTCTCAACAAGTGCGTCTCCCTTTTTGATCCAGGCTGAGATGTCACCGGGATTGATATCTGTTGCCTGATCAAATGCCTTTGCAGCGTCATCACTCTCTCCCTGGCTGGCGAGTACCTCACCCTTTTTCATCCATGCCTCAGTATTCCCCGGGTTCTGTCTGAGGGCCTGGTTGTATGCTTCCAGAGCATCATCACTCCTGTTGATGCCAGATAATACGACCCCTTTCTGGTACCATGCTTCTGCAGCAGTTGGATCCCTGGTAATCGCCTGTTCAAATGCTGCAATTGCCTCGGTCTTCTTTCCGGTTCCGGCAAGTGCCACACCTTTTCCGATCCATACCGCTCCATTGGATGGAACATATCCGGTAACTTTGTCAAATGCTGCATATGCTTCGTTGTATCTGCCAAGTTTGAACAACACGTCACCTTTGGCACTCAGAATCTTTGGATCCTCTCTGATGGATGAAGCCTGTCCAAATGCAGATGCTGCTTCAATGAGTTTTCCCAGTGCTGCCAGAACCTCTCCTTTTCGGTTCCAGGTATCTGCATCATTCGGGTTTATTGTGGTCGCCTTGTCAAGCGCAGCAATGGCATCGTCATACTGCCCCTGCTTTGCAAGTGTTTCCCCTTTGCCAGCCCAGGCCTGCGGATTTTTCTGGTCTATGGAAAGTGCCTGATCGTATGCCTCTGCTGCTCGTCCGGCTTTATCCAGGCTGATCAGTGCATCACCCATTCCGACCCATGCCTCTTCGTCTTCAGGAGCGATCTCAATGGTTGTGCTGAATGCCTTCACGGCTTCTTCATATTTTTCGAGATTTAACAGTGATTTCCCTGTGTTCAGCCACGCCACTTCCTTCTCCGGGCTGAGTTGTATCGCCTGGTCATATGCCCTGATCGCCTTCTCATACTGACCGGATTTTTGCAGTGCATCCCCTTTTATCACCAGGATCGTTGAGTTCTGCGGGGCCATTGCGATTGCCTTGTCAAATGCAGCAGTGGCATTGTCAAACTGCCCCAGGTCTGCATACGACTCACCTTTACTGATCCATGAATCAGTTGAATCAGTGTCAGCAACACATACGTTCACAACTCCTGCAAGTATTAGTGTCTGGATTATGAGGAGAGGGAACAGTTTCATGAAAAGTGATCTGTCTTTGATACATTATGGCTATCGATATGGTCTGCTCATGGTTTTTGAATACTCATCAAATCTTTATAGTGTACAGCCCAACGTTCTGAATAATTCAGGAATGGCCATCTATCATTTCTGACTCTGGATGAAGGAGAGATATTTGCCATCAACTACTCAAACCCGTCAGGTCCTGCTTTTTCTCGTATTATGCAGTATTGCCTTTCCGATATCCTCGTGTGCTGAACTGAATAAAACAGCGCAGGATCGGATCATTGGGGATTTTGATCTGTTTGCAGGTGAGGTCTTCAATGAGTCTGAGACCCCCGGAATGGCAGTTGCCATCACCGACAGAGAGCATATCCTGTATGCAAAGGGATTTGGTGTCAGATCTCTTGAACAACCGGACCCGGTAACTCCTGGCACGGTATTTTTGATAAACTCCATGTCAAAGGCGTTCACGTCGGCAGTTATCGGAGTTCTTGTAGACAAAGGCCGCCTCTCCTGGAATGAAACCGTGATCTCGATCCTTCCCGGTTTTGCCCTGAATGATACAAATGCAACCCGGGAGATAACAGTCGGTGATCTGCTGGAGCATAACTCAGGGCTCTGGTCCTATGACGGGGATCTCCTGTTCAGAATGGGGCTGGAACCTGAAGAGATTGTTCATCAGATGCGGTACCTTGAGATGGAGAGACCATTCAGGTCCGGGTACGGGTACAACAACCTCCATTACGTTGCAGCATCTGAAGTGATCAACAGGACAACCGGCAGTCCCCTGAACCGAACCCTTCACGATCTGATATTTACCCCTCTCGGGATGCAGAACACCTCTACTGGGTTTGATCTTCTCTCATCTGCTGCGAAGACCCGGGGTGGTTACGCAGTTCATCATGTCAAAACTGACAGCGGGTATGTCCCGGTCCCGATGGAGAAGGAGTTTCTCTGTGGAGAATATAGCGAGGTGGGAGCAGGGGGCATCAGTTCAAATGTTATTGATATGGCAAAATGGCTCCGGTTCTGGCTGAATGATGGTACCATTTCAGGAGCGAGGATTTTGAAAAATGAGACTGTCCATGAGATCTTCAGACCGGCAAATCTCATTGCTTCAGGTCCCGGATTCAATTTTACCTACGCAAAAGGGTGGGTCGTGAAGTGCGATCCCATGCTGCCACATCCCGTTATCTGGCACAACGGGGAGACATCAGGGATGAGTTCATACAACGGATTCATTCCTGAAGACGGGATAGGCATTGTGGTTCTGACAAATGCCGGAGAGAATGGTGTTGCCGATTTTATCGGAGACACGTTCATGTTCATGATCTCAAATCCGTCAGATTATCATGAGTACACCAACATCAGTGCACTCGGTGATGATATCAGGCCCTCACCTCCTGTTTCGTCGTATCCTGAATCTGTAGCAGGCATCCGGGAAGAATGCAACTACCTTACCGGATCATATCAGAACAACTACTATGGCACGATGAATATTACGAATAATTCTGGTACTTTCATCGCTGAACTCGGTCCACGCCCACTCCGCCTGAATATGACTCCTATCAACTCAACAACATGTCTCTTCAGATTCATGCCGCAGATTCCGGGAGTTGGCCCGGACGGAATATTTTCCGGTGTATCGGGTCTGGATGGCAGGGCTGAAACAGTGCAGGTTGAGGGTCTGACATCCGGGGAACATCCGCCTGTTGTGTTTAGCAGGATTAGATGACATTTATCAGAGGTATGACCCGGTGGATGCAAAAATTCTGTTTTATGCATCAGATGGTCTTTCTGATGTAAGGATCTGCCGAATTCGAGTCTCAAGATAAATAATATCGTGGGAAATAACCGAGCAGACAATGATCCATTTGATCCCAAAAAAAGCCGTGTATCAATTTATCCCACAGGCCTGCGATGTCACTCCATGGGATATCGGGATACACCTCTCGAAACCCGGGAGATAAGTTTTTGACCGCTTCACCAATGATCTCAAGGGATCGTGGGATGGATCTGCTCAGGTCTTCGTCAAGACGAATCTCATCGCATGAGAGTGAAGCCGTTTTTCTCTTGATGTATGCAATCTCGTCGAGAATATGGTAAAGAAACGGCAGGTCATCTTTCATACCCAGACAACCTCACGAGATATATACGGCAGAATGTAGGGGGATACCCCGTCTGTGGTGACGATCTCGATGGGCCGGGGAAAAAGTGACTGCAGATACGTCTCCAGGTCAAGATATTTCTTGTATGAGACCAGCGATGGATCAAATTCCACGATGAGATCAATATCACTGGTACTATCTGCTTCGTTTCGGACAATCGATCCGAAGAGACCTATCCTCTTGACTCCAAACCGCCCCTTTACTCCCATGACTTCACGTTTGAGTATTGATACAATCTCATCACGTTCTGCCATAGATCCCCCTCTGTATATCCATTAGGAGACAGCGTGAATTATATGTTCTTCTCCAGAACAACGATTATGATGCATTATACCTCGCATGCTCTCTACTATGATCTGTCAGGTCAGTCCGGTTTTTACGGTCAATAAACATGGACTTTTTTAAAAATCTCCTATACTCATCAGGTTCAGTGAAATACCGGGTTTTCACTCCTCTCCATGGCATACCTATTTCCCATAGAAAAGGTGACGATGATCCATGCAGGTTAGCCGGGAATCAGAGAAGAGGATACTCGGACTGGTTCGTCTCCATATTATTCCGTTTGCACTGATCCTCTATATCGTCGCATTTCTTGACCGGGTTAATCTGGGCTATGCAGCAATTGTTATGAATCCCGATCTCGGGATCAGTGCCGAGTTATTCGGTTTTATTTCAGGAATCTTTTTTATCGGCTACCTGATCTTCGAAGTTCCGAGCAACATCATCATGCAGAAGGTCGGTGCCAGGCTCTGGATCGGGAGGATCATGATCACCTGGGGCCTGGTTGCTGTGCTGATGGGTTTTGTTCAGAACCCGGATCAGTTGATCGTTCTCCGATTCCTGCTCGGTGCCGCCGAGGCAGGGTTCTTTCCCGGAATGATATGGTACCTCGGCACGTGGTTTCCGCCACGGTATCTGGCACGCTCGATTGCACTCTTTGCCACAGGAATCGTGGTCTCAAACATCATCGGAGCCCCTCTCTCGATGTATATCCTTGATACACTGAACCTGGGCTCTGTTGCAGCATGGCGATGGCTCTTCATCGTTGAAGGAGTTCCTGCCGTCCTGCTGGGTATCCTCTCGCTTAGGATTCTGAAAAACTGCCCTGCTGATGCCGAATGGTTAGACCCTTACCAGAAGCAGTGGTTGATTCAGGAACTTACATCCGGAGAGGAGAATACCCGCTCTCTGCGGCTGGTTGACATACTCACCGATCGGAAGATCCTGCTCTTTTCAGGGACCTATTTCTCTGTGACGGTCGGGATGTATGCGATCATCTTCTTCCTCCCAACACTTTCAAGTTCATTTCTACACGATCTCGATATGAGTGTAATCGGGCTCCTTTTAACGATCCCGTATATCATCACTCTCATCTGTATGTTTCTGGTATCATGCCATTCTGATCTAAAGGGTGAACGGCTGTATCACATCGTAATTCTGTTTTTTATTGCAGGTGCAGGCCTGACTCTTGATCAGATCACTGCCGATCCGCTCATATCGCTCCTTGGCATCACGATCGCCTTATCAGGAATCATCTCGATCATCGGACCGTTCTGGTCGTATGTACTCTCTGTACTCAACCCGGATGAGCAGCCGGTCGGTGTGGCCGTGATAAATTCAATTGGAAACCTTGGTGGTTTTGTCGGGCCGGTAATTACCGGGTATCTCATCACTCTCTTCAAAACACTCGACAGCGGATGGCCGGTGATAACTATCATTCTCTGTCTTGGGGCGGTGATGATATTTCTTGCCGGAAGAACCAGAAAAAATGTATGAAATCCCCTTTTTTCTGCATATCAGTTCATGAGTGAATACTATACACTCAAATACCATTCTGGCAAGTATATGGTATGCCTATGTCAGAAGCAAAGACGCAGGTTCTGCTGGCAGTATTTTGTATTCTGCTTGGTATGGTTCTCATGTGCCTGATATCTTCTGCCATTTCTTCCCCTTCCAGAGAGGTCATACACACAAGTTCTGCGCCTGAGCCTATCGGC
This window encodes:
- a CDS encoding SOS response-associated peptidase; the protein is MCGRFCIAASPGDIETRLGVSVPPEYRPRYNIAPGQMILAVTGSTSHMVEWGLHTGGVKRVINARVESAHEHPVLKELFTSHRCLIPASGYYEWKQERVRRVPYYFSSKSDPLFALAGLLRHCSSGCEAVILTTGAMPPYSEVHNRMPVLISLSDRRDYLSGGDIPPSIGLQMYQVSSRVNQVANDDPSLIEPVNPGSEQIRLDTD
- a CDS encoding NADPH-dependent FMN reductase — protein: MSTYQIGVIVGSLRRDSFNQKLATAIVKLAPAEFSFNQIQIRDLPLYNQDDDENQAPSVIRMKAEISKADGLLFVTPEYNRSIPGVLKNALDHGSRPHDHNVWTGKPAGILGVSIGSAGTSMAQQHLRNVLSFLDVAVLRQPEAYIQHRDGLFAEDGTIGERSRPFIQNWMDHYVAWVKQNSSCSDEHF
- a CDS encoding tetratricopeptide repeat protein, whose protein sequence is MKLFPLLIIQTLILAGVVNVCVADTDSTDSWISKGESYADLGQFDNATAAFDKAIAMAPQNSTILVIKGDALQKSGQYEKAIRAYDQAIQLSPEKEVAWLNTGKSLLNLEKYEEAVKAFSTTIEIAPEDEEAWVGMGDALISLDKAGRAAEAYDQALSIDQKNPQAWAGKGETLAKQGQYDDAIAALDKATTINPNDADTWNRKGEVLAALGKLIEAASAFGQASSIREDPKILSAKGDVLFKLGRYNEAYAAFDKVTGYVPSNGAVWIGKGVALAGTGKKTEAIAAFEQAITRDPTAAEAWYQKGVVLSGINRSDDALEAYNQALRQNPGNTEAWMKKGEVLASQGESDDAAKAFDQATDINPGDISAWIKKGDALVESGKFQGAMTAYTTALDIDSKDYDLWKKQGAVLMHMGKYGDAVVAYNQSLIRYPDDPSLWIAKGDALKNVGKNEDAIDSYNRAIAIDPQNAVAWSSKGDAYKGLLKYNDALQAYGQALTIDPSDNGTIISRNFIVNSTKERTIKGS
- a CDS encoding serine hydrolase domain-containing protein, which encodes MPSTTQTRQVLLFLVLCSIAFPISSCAELNKTAQDRIIGDFDLFAGEVFNESETPGMAVAITDREHILYAKGFGVRSLEQPDPVTPGTVFLINSMSKAFTSAVIGVLVDKGRLSWNETVISILPGFALNDTNATREITVGDLLEHNSGLWSYDGDLLFRMGLEPEEIVHQMRYLEMERPFRSGYGYNNLHYVAASEVINRTTGSPLNRTLHDLIFTPLGMQNTSTGFDLLSSAAKTRGGYAVHHVKTDSGYVPVPMEKEFLCGEYSEVGAGGISSNVIDMAKWLRFWLNDGTISGARILKNETVHEIFRPANLIASGPGFNFTYAKGWVVKCDPMLPHPVIWHNGETSGMSSYNGFIPEDGIGIVVLTNAGENGVADFIGDTFMFMISNPSDYHEYTNISALGDDIRPSPPVSSYPESVAGIREECNYLTGSYQNNYYGTMNITNNSGTFIAELGPRPLRLNMTPINSTTCLFRFMPQIPGVGPDGIFSGVSGLDGRAETVQVEGLTSGEHPPVVFSRIR
- a CDS encoding HepT-like ribonuclease domain-containing protein, whose translation is MKDDLPFLYHILDEIAYIKRKTASLSCDEIRLDEDLSRSIPRSLEIIGEAVKNLSPGFREVYPDIPWSDIAGLWDKLIHGFFWDQMDHCLLGYFPRYYLS
- a CDS encoding nucleotidyltransferase family protein, which codes for MAERDEIVSILKREVMGVKGRFGVKRIGLFGSIVRNEADSTSDIDLIVEFDPSLVSYKKYLDLETYLQSLFPRPIEIVTTDGVSPYILPYISREVVWV
- a CDS encoding MFS transporter; amino-acid sequence: MQVSRESEKRILGLVRLHIIPFALILYIVAFLDRVNLGYAAIVMNPDLGISAELFGFISGIFFIGYLIFEVPSNIIMQKVGARLWIGRIMITWGLVAVLMGFVQNPDQLIVLRFLLGAAEAGFFPGMIWYLGTWFPPRYLARSIALFATGIVVSNIIGAPLSMYILDTLNLGSVAAWRWLFIVEGVPAVLLGILSLRILKNCPADAEWLDPYQKQWLIQELTSGEENTRSLRLVDILTDRKILLFSGTYFSVTVGMYAIIFFLPTLSSSFLHDLDMSVIGLLLTIPYIITLICMFLVSCHSDLKGERLYHIVILFFIAGAGLTLDQITADPLISLLGITIALSGIISIIGPFWSYVLSVLNPDEQPVGVAVINSIGNLGGFVGPVITGYLITLFKTLDSGWPVITIILCLGAVMIFLAGRTRKNV